The genome window GCTTGCATGCTTACAAGCATGCATGGGTGGACCTAGTAAAGGCCAGGGGGGCACATGCCCCACTCAAATTCTTGTTTTCAGTGAACTTGGACTTTTTTCGTGAAGCTGCAAAGGCCCAGTCACTAGCGGGTCGCCACTCATTTTTtgggctggatccgcccctgcaaGAATGCGTCTTTTGTTTGCAAAAATATTTGCTTTGAAACAATTTGGTTGCGAAAGAGTTGCATAAGAATGATTATAGATAATGTTGTTGATTGCATCGAAATGGTATTGGTTGATCCATCACAGTTTTGATTACCAAATTTGTGGTGTTGAATTTTCTTTCGATTTGTATCCTAATCCATTAACCCGTGCACCTGCATGGACTAGAAATATGTTTAGAAAATACATGGATAATAGAACCTTGTGAAATGTCTATGATTTAGGATTTTGATGTGATTGATGTGCGTATACTGATCAAGTTTCTTTACTATGTTCCTCTACTCAATCAGAGTCTTGcataaagttattttttttgttttccccCCTCACTTTCACGATATTCGTCAATGTGTGTATGTTCATCAATGGTAtaatatttcctttattttttagtttgtcTCCGGACTCCACAACGTAATTAAGAGAGAGACCTAAATTAATGTTTAGGTGAAAAACATATGAACTTTGCAAGGCAGCAAAACTTTGGGTTAATTTTGTTATAATGGTAGATGTGGGTAATTTAGAAGCAAATATCTAGTTTCTTTTGGTTGGTTTTTTCATAATGGCGTATGTGAGTAATTTAGAAGCATGTATTTgcccgggggggggggtactttgggttaattttttcataatgaTAGAGGTGGGTAATTTAGAAGCATGTATTGGGCACTTTGAGCCAATTTTTTCATGACAGCAAATGTGGGTAATTTAGAAACATGTTAGATCCAATGGCTATTGTTGTCAATGATGATTAGAGTCGACCAGATCGATGGTCGGATGTTTTACTTTTGTGTGAGAATGTCTAGAATTTATCTCTTTCTAGCGCACTTCATCTGAGGATTGACATGGAGGCTCTGAAAGGAGCCTCTAATTAGTAATAGTAAGATTGTTACTTTGTTCCTGCAGTTCTCCTTACGTTCTTGCATATGATTTATTGAATTGAGAATTTATTTGTTGCAAACATTTCCTGAAAAATGCAGTTTTTGCTGTTTTAACATTCATTTTTTCTTGAGTCTAAAAAAACTTGTTCCGAATTCATTGTGCAGCATGAAGCAACCTTCCATGTTGTTGATTGAAAGTGATTCATGGGGCTTAAAGGTAGATGTCTCCTTATGCACTAGGCTCTTGGAGATCAAACAGAACAGTTGTGAACCGGTATCACCCAAAGTAATACTTCTTGCAGCTGTAGAATCAGACAAACTGAAGGCAAAATATACAGTTGACTCGGTGATCACAAAGCCCCTGAAAGCAAGCACATTTGCTACTTGTTTATTCCAAGCACTTGGTATCACACAGTCGAGCAACGAGAAACATGAGGGCTCAGGATCTCTTCGCGGGTTGCTTCTCGGCAAGAACATATTGGTGGTTGATGATAACAAGGTAAACCTTAGAGTGGCTGCTGGTACATTAAAGAAATATGGGGCAAAGGTGGAGTGCGTGGAGAGCGGCAAAGATGCTCTTGCCCTTCTACAAGTCCCACATAAGTTTGATCTTTGTCTGATGGACATTCAGATGCCGGAAATGGACGGGTAATATGTGTCTTTCAAGCTTTTGCTTACGAACTTGAGCATTTCTTTTTACGCATATGAGCCCAAAATATGTGACATCATCTGCACTGGTGCCACTGTACAGAGATAATTACATGATTATAAAAGTTATGTTTCCATTTAATATAATATCCGCTTCTGGAATAAACAGTACATCTTTATGCCAGGCTGGTTAAAATAAGATCAAATTCCAAGTTGTATGTGTACTGTTAAACATAAAATTATGTTTAATCTTGATATTGTAAGCCCTCGTATAGGCTTGTATCCTGTCTAATAGTAGTTTAAATAGTAAGCATTAAGCAAGTACTTTCAAGCCATGAGATGATCACTTTACCTAGACTACCATACAACAATGTTCAGTGGCCATTTCATTCCCTTGCTTTGATTTAATTCAATGTACTGCTGTTTGATATGCCAGGTTTGAGGCAACTCGGCAGATACGGGCAGTGGAAGCGAAGGCAGATGAGCAGACAGAAACTGAGGATGATTCAGAAACAGACAGCACGGCAAAGGCAGTGAAATGGCACCTGCCGATCCTAGCAATGACCGCCGACGTTATCCAGGCCACCTTTGAGGAATGCACGAAGTGCGGAATGGATGGATACGTCTCTAAACCCTTCGAGGAGAAGCAGCTCTTCCAGGCAGTGCAAAAGTTCTTGGACCCGTACATTGGGAGTTCTGACTGAACTGAGGCAGCTACTCTTCCATTTTGTAATCGCTTAATCGAGGTTGCAATCTGATTCTGAAGGCAGCCCGTCAATTGCAGTTTCCCTGGGCTGCGCGCCGATCAAGCCTGCGACTGAGAGCACAGATCGGTGCTGCTGGGCTGCCGGCGTTGTGTACATGTATTGTATTGGCAGAGACCTTGTTGTAGCACGTAGTAAGCTAGGAGAAGCACATGCCAGTTTGAGCATGGCCTGCGCTGCTCTCGGAGCCCAATGATGCATCTTGATCCAAGTTTCGTTTGTACAGCTTCTTCTACTCCGGTATCCGGTCCATTGTAGAAGGAAGGCATGCTTGCTCGGTTCAGCAACACTCGAAGGAAAAGCCGAGTAGTTTTTGCTGTGTACATTGCATTGGGATTTCTCCAGTATGATGTGGCCCACGTGCGACTTAAGATGATGTAATTGGCTCAAAGAACTTCCATATGGATATGAACTAGGTTCACATTTCCATATGAATCCTCTTGAGCTTATTCACTTACATTTTTCTCAGGTTAAAATGTGCAGGAGAACTTTCTTGCATGCTACGCCATGTAACCGTAGCGTAAAGAGCCGGACGAAACGCCGTCAGCAAATCCTTGACCGTGTGCGCGCGCAGTGCTGGTGGTAATGTGTAAATTGCTGGAACTTTGAATCGACATGGGCTGGAAAGGCTCGACATACGGGCCAACATTTGGGCGTAAAACGAATATAAAATCCAAGCACATCCTAGCAACCACGTGGACTTCCGGTCATCAGCCAGAAAAAGCAGGGTGCTGTACCAGCTGAACcatgcttttttattttttattttctaacatgaataattaaataaatatatctaaATTAAAGATTTGTAGAATTATATGTCTACCGTCCTTTCATAGGGTGGTAAGGTGTCTAAGTGCTACCGTGATAGGATCAGTCCTTATCACCCTCTGATAAGACAGTTAGGCTCGGGTAAACAgtacttgttatttttttttctctttactctttctctatttggatAATGGGGTTACTATGCTCTAAAATTCAATAAATATTTTCTGTAGGACCTatattcatgatgaatccatttaaaaAGGATCCACCCTGTGTAggattcaaaaaaatttaaaaactcTAAATAGGGATATTTTAGaatttctagcaatttttaagactaaaaaaaatccaaaaatctaggaaaattcaataatattcctctcatgtgtcttaataatatctaaaattatttccaaccttagtttacttggtgaaaaagtgggTTCCTTAGTAACATagagttgaaaataattttagatattattaagacacatgagaggaatattagtaaattttcctagatttttatgattttttaggacttaaaaattgctagaagttctaaaagtagccatctttgaactttttattttaaaacataCATGGGGTATTAAGGTGAATCCTttttaaatggattcatcatgaattataagatttaaaaaagttttataaattttagaacacgataatcctattggccaaatagagaaagagggaAGGAGGGAAAAATAGATATTGTTCATCTGAGCATTAGACATCGGCTCATAAAATGCGATAGGCACCTAATTCAGCTAATCTTTTCATCCGacgtatatttatttaattatttatgttagaaaaatataaaaataaaaaactcttgGTTTGTATTGTTCCCGTGGTCACCTCCAAAATTATCTGGAAACAGTTCATGGACAAACATCCAGTGAAATCAGAAAGAGTGGAAGATCCATCCATTCTTGTTCTCCAAacgataaaaaaaatctctgtTATTaacaatttaattttatatcttATGTACCACCTAGTTTTAAATATATACATCATCTATATCAAATATATCGAAGGGTGCATTCGAATCTTTAAAGCTTAGCTTCGCCCTCGAACAATAAAATCCAGGTCACCCATCACAAAGAAACATGCAGATTCAAATAACCCGTACTGAAAAAAACTGGAATTATTGGTGGTGGGAGCACGCGTACGTGACACCCATGCGGCCATGACAACGGTGCTGGCTCCTGCAGTCCCTTTGTTGCCCTGTGCTCGGCCGTCAACCTCAATGGCTCGTACCCTGGTGACCACCTTGCCATGTTGGCGCCGGCAGCTGACCCTCGAGCCTGCCGCGCCCACGTCTCCCTCGCCGTGCCACACCCACACGCACACAAAACATTGGGGGAAACGGAAGGCAAGAAGATCTTTTCCGCCCGGCCGGTGATCTCGTCCTTGCCTTCCGGCGCCGAGACGCAGAGGCGGAGAAGAGAGACGTGTGGCGACAGCGAGTTCAGTGGTGGGGATGGATGGATGCATTGTGAGGCCGTGGGGTTGCCGGGTCCGGAAGAAACCGTCTCCGTCCGTGGGGGAGAGTTGGAGACCCTTATCGACGCTACGTGGAGCCGTGGATGCGTCTCTGGCGAGCCAAAAAGATCTCTGTGCGTTGATGTGCCGCGCCGGCGTCTAGATTCATGTACGTATGAAAGTAGGATTAGAATTTCATCGAAATTTCGTAAATTCTGAAGGTAATAAAACCCCTCATGGAAGAGTGAAACCGGTGaacgaaaaaaatataaaacgaAATTTAAATCCCCGCAAGGAAGAGTGAATCGGCCAACCGCCATCAACATCAGAAACGTTACAGATGCAGGCCTCTCAATTGTTCGAGGAGCATGCGAATTAAACGATGAGCTTTAGTTGTGCATGAGAAATTACTGGGAACTTCATTTCTTCGTTCGCTTCCCATTAGATGCTTTTGCCTTTAGCATTGAGTGTGTCGCGAGGATGGAATTGTTCGATCGACTTGGAGGGTGCCTTGCAGAAAAAAAACTCTTTACAGACGTTCAGGCTTCAGAACTCGCATATGTGTGGTCATATGGAGATCAAGTGGAGTCTGAAGAATCCTGCGTTGAGATCAGGCCCATTCAACTCGCAAGTAATCAACAGGTCGGTGGAGCCTTGCATGCACATCAAAGCCTCAAATTGAGCTCAATATAATGCATGGAGTCGTcaaaaggagagagaaggaaaagaaaaaaagaatgtcTGCCAGTAAAGatcatattttttgtttctcattttaCACATCATATTTTTGTGTAAATTTTTTGTGAGAGCTATATCATAATATCctctatgtaaaaaaaattagattttttcatgataatttagatagtgttttaaattttgagataaaaaaacaaagtattttttaattttaaatgtgTCGTCCATTCTATCCCGATCATTAGCTGTCATATGGGACGCCAATCAAGAGCAAATATTTGGTCATATGTCGGTTCCCAACCGATCTGGCGGTGATGCCGGGAGCGCTATCCAGGCTTGCCGCTGCATGTAGCATGAGGGTGTGCGCTCTCACCGTCTTCTCCCCTACGACATTTTCACCTTTCtatttatgtatatattatCTTTAGTATTTTACTACTTTTATGAGTACGTGATGAACTAAGTTTAAATATGTGTACTACATCTAAGTATTGTATGAACTTCTACCAATCATAACGTGTCAGCTTGTGAAGTTAGTATGAACTAAGTTATTGTCGAAGTATTGAGTAAGGAGGTATTTTGCCTAACGGGCCCTACGAGGAATATGACGATCGGCGGAGatttttctaaaccctagcccATCGAGCGATCAGCGCTTAGCTTGCACGACCAACGCAAGGCTTACATAGCCAATCTCCTTGCAATATAATATGATCTCACGATCAGGCCTTGCTAGTCGCGGGACGTCCATACCTAACCTGTCgaaatcatatttattggtgtctactcaagtgttttctttcctGAAACACCTCCTCCAGCGAATAAAGTTATGGCCGACGCAAATAGACAACATCCCGTCtcatagcattaattgctacggaGTGGGGTGTTGCAGACTGACTTGCGCCACGTGACAGATGGGACAGTATCTGCAGAACGATCATACAAGTGAATGATTTTACAGGTAGACTCACGGAGCGTAGGGACGGGACAACATGGTAGACGAACTTACAGTGCACAGCGTTGGGAAAGGCCGGGCAACTGGGAGAGGCAGGTGCTGCGGCGTTACACGGATGAGACGGACATACAGAACTCTCAGGGCAAGTTGGGTTCACCTAGTTCTCTATGATTATCATGatctaagagtagaatatctagttAGATATGAATCTGCTAAAAAAGATCCACTTGTAAATTCTCCTTCCTTCGATGAGGAAACATAAGTCAAATGCACTTATATGTAACTACTTCACTAATATTGATAACAAAATATATAGAACGTAAAGCTATTATTCTTAGTGATGTCTGAACTTGGATGATTCTCGTGTTCTTTATTTCATCACAAATACACGCACATTGCAAAGCGTCTTTCACGTGTCTATTGACCGATATACTGAAATCATTGTTAGAAATTAACCCTCGATAGTTATGTTGTTTATTATCCAAGTGACTAAGTGTATAGATTGTATTATTTTAGCTATTGTATAGTAACTTATTACGATCTTACATATAATTTGAGTGATCTTTTATGTTGCAGTAAATATGCACAGGTCATATTCGTTTTCAATCTATATTCattttatattcttttttatattATCTGTGATCATATTCGTATCAAACTATCCGTATTTAAATctgtttttattaaaaaaaatatggttttAAATGCAGTGAAGACTTGTTTCGATCGATCTCAAGTCGTTTTCATCCTAATTACTCGGAATCAGTTGTTTAAGAAACTAACAGAATGCTAACATTTTCCTGCAGAAATCCGTTCTCCCTAATCATGTGAACGTCAGTAGTAGACTGGTTTGTACACAACGTGGAAAATTCCTGAATTCCAAACGGACCCATTACTAACTTGCGAACCATACATACGCCGGTACCGTGCCACCAGCTCCATCACCCGTAATTTTCCAACCTCCGTGCACGTCTCGCACGTCATCTATTGCCCCATAAAAATTAGCCCTTTCACATGGCAAAAGGTGGaccaggaaaaaagaaaaggagaaaaagaaagtaaATAATTTCGCTATCTGTTCCAAGTTCCAACACGAGTGAAGAACACGGCAACTGGCCGGCCGACTGCTGCTTCGTTTCCGTCCGCGTGCTCTGACCCCCAGCGAAGCAGCGAGCCACCGGCCTCCCCCTATATAACCGCGCCCCCTAAAGCCTCGCAGTCTCCAACTGAACGGCCGCAGAGACCAGAGAGATCCCCAATTCCGCACCACAGACCCTCGTATTCGCGCGGGCTCCCAGAGGATTCGTGCAGCATACGCTTCGAATCGGCCGATGGAGGCAGCAGCTGCGGCGCTCAGGtcgcccaccgccgccgccgccccgtcgCGGCGGCTGGCGACCCCGGGCGCGAGCTCGCTCCCCTTCGACCGGAGGCGCAGCTTCGCCTTCGGCTCCATCAAGGTTAGGAGGAGGCTGTGGTTCTCTCTTACGGCTATAGCTTGTGTCTTGACGGGTGTGTGGttgaattagaagaaaaaaaatgtttggaTCTTTTCTATAATTCCTTTGTAGCGTGCTTATCCATTTCCTGTTTTTTGCTTCCTTGCTTGAGAAGGGAAGGATTTTACTTTTCACGGATTGCTTGGTTTCTTGGCTTGATTACCGTGCAGTCTggttttttatttcttcaaaaGATTCGATTTTTTATGTGTGTTTTTGGTGTTCCAAGCCATCTGAGCATGTTAGTGGATTGGTCTCCTGATGCGCTGTCTTTTGCCGGATGCCACACGCAGGGTCTCGGTCGGCAACAGCTTACCTCTAGGAGTAGGAGGCGAAGCAGTGTGGTCAGGGCCTCGTGGTCCCCCTCGGAGTCGCTGCCGCCGTCCTCGTCCATCGCGCCGCTCCGGATGGAGTCGCCAGCGGGGCAGCTCCTCTCACAGATCCTGCACACGCACCCGCACCTGCTACCTGCCGCCGCCGAGCAGCAGCTCGAGCAGCTCCAGACCGACCGCGAGGCCGAGAAAGAGAAGGAGAGTGGCGGCGACCTCGTGCTGTACAGGTAATTGTGGTTTTTTTATCAGTGAGTTCGTTCGTGCTGTACAGGCAATTGTGGTTTTTTGATCAGTGAGTTCGTTGCCCTTGTTACTTCCGGTACATCTAGTTGTAAGAGGATAGCGTGTTAAGAGTCTGTTACATAGCAATTGTACAACTGTCAAGCTATCGAGGCCGGCTGACATGCTGCATCCAGCGCAGATTAAATCTTGTATTTTATGGATCCTTGTTGACCTCTTTAAACATTATGTGAGTTTAAAAACTTAAGAATTGTTTGGAGGGATAGCCATATCATGTATGAACTGATTATCAGTTGTGTTATACATAGATAAGAAAGTGTGAATTATTCTAGCTGTTTGATTGGGATGGAGCTATCATAGTTCATATATGAGAAATTGAGACTGACAGTTCTGGTTTAGAATTGTTTTCTTGACTAATAGTTTCCTATAGAAGGAAATTCCAGGTTACATTTGTGCTCCACTGAAAGTTCAAGCTTGGTTACTTCTAAAAATGAACTAATAGTTTCATGTGAGTTGGAGAAATCTCAGctaatttttccattttttctgGATTGATAGGCGGATAGCTGaggtaaaggaaaaggagcGAAGAAGGACCTTGGAGGAGATACTCTACTCTCTGGTTGTTCAGAAGTTTGTTGAAGCTGGTGTTTCTTTGGTTCCGGCGCTCTCTCACTCCATTGATTCTTCTGGACGAGTTGATCAGTGGGCAGAAAATGTGGACAAGAAGCTCGAGCATTTGCATTCACATGAGGCCTATGAAATGATCGAGAACCACCTCACTCTCATTCTGGGGCAGCGTCAAGCTGATGCCACCATTGCAGCCATAAGTAAGCTCCGAGTCGGCCAAGTCTATGCTGCATCTGTGATGTATGGTTATTTCCTCAAGAGAGTCGATCAGAGGTTTCAGCTCGAGAAGTCGATGAAGAGCCTGCCTTGGGGATCAGAAAAGGAAGATGATGCACTGAATCAAGTTATGACGACTGATTCAATGCCCTCAGCTCAGGCTTCTAGCACTCACCCAGAAATGGCCTCATGGACGTCCTCTAACTTCAACGCAGGGGGGCCTAGCCAAGCTGTCAAGCCATGCCGCCTTAGATCATATGTCATGTCTTTTGATTCAGAAACATTACAGAGGTACGCCACAATTAGATCAAAGGAGGCCTTTGGCATTATTGAGAAGCACACGGAGGCATTGTTTGGGAAACCAGAGATTGTGATCACACCTGATGGCACAGTTGATTCTTCTAAGGATGAGCATATTAGGATTAGTTTCGCAGGGCTGAGATGGTTGATCCTGGAGGCTGTTACATTCGGGTCCTTCCTTTGGGATGTTGAGAGCTTTGTGGATTCCAGGTACCACTTTG of Phragmites australis chromosome 3, lpPhrAust1.1, whole genome shotgun sequence contains these proteins:
- the LOC133913170 gene encoding UV-B-induced protein At3g17800, chloroplastic-like; translated protein: MEAAAAALRSPTAAAAPSRRLATPGASSLPFDRRRSFAFGSIKGLGRQQLTSRSRRRSSVVRASWSPSESLPPSSSIAPLRMESPAGQLLSQILHTHPHLLPAAAEQQLEQLQTDREAEKEKESGGDLVLYRRIAEVKEKERRRTLEEILYSLVVQKFVEAGVSLVPALSHSIDSSGRVDQWAENVDKKLEHLHSHEAYEMIENHLTLILGQRQADATIAAISKLRVGQVYAASVMYGYFLKRVDQRFQLEKSMKSLPWGSEKEDDALNQVMTTDSMPSAQASSTHPEMASWTSSNFNAGGPSQAVKPCRLRSYVMSFDSETLQRYATIRSKEAFGIIEKHTEALFGKPEIVITPDGTVDSSKDEHIRISFAGLRWLILEAVTFGSFLWDVESFVDSRYHFVTN